The segment TATGCATCAAAGCTACTGAAGAAAACCAATTAGCTAAAGAATCGGTGGAAAATAAACCAGTACATAAAAGTTGCCCTGTCGAAAGACTAGAAACATCTGCAGCGGATGAAGGTAAAAGTGTGGAGACAACAGCCTGTTGACCGCTGGAATTACGATATAAATAACATTGGAATGAATATAGTACGGAGCAACGTAAAGCTAACATTTGTTTCTCATTAATCATGGACATTAGCAGCACAACAATAACAGGTCTGGGAGGTGTGCTAGGTGCCATAACTTTACTAAGCTGATCTTGATTATCCGCATCACCTCTCACCACTTCAGCTACAGCATTGATAGTTTCCGTTAGAATATCGGCAGGTACACCACTACCCATTAAAATCTCACACAAAGCTTCCAAAAGCTTTGATTGTTTCATGGCCTTCTGACACGATGCCACCACTTGTTGCTGATTACTAGGTGTGACTAATGACCTCACTACTTGTAACATACAATGAACGTTTGACATTTTTTGTGGGGCCCAACCCTGTTCTCCCTCCACCTCTCTATTAGTTAACTCAAACATGGGAGCTAAACGTTGTATATAAGAGCCCTCCTTGAAGAACTGCTGATTACTAGAGTTGTTCTTTAGCAAATTTAATAGTAGAATCAAACAGTCTTCTACTACTATACCACCTTCCGCACAACCTTCGTCACGTATAATATCGAATATCTTATCGAAGGCATTTTCAAATGCgactattttttgtatattagaaTTACCTTTAGTCAACTGGATAAGCAGCAGTAAGGCATCGTTACGTATAATTTCTCTACTATCTGACAACAAATCCATTAGTTTTGAGACACCCATGGGACTTACTAGTATATGTTCCTGTAAATCtttggttttgttttgtatCAATGTTGTCAAAAGTTGTATGGCGGCACGTCTGACACGATAATCATATTCCTCCAAACATCCCATAACTAATGATACATGTTCGGGATTCTTTATGAACATCTCGGTAAATTGTTCACCCACATTTACTGATACCGCTGGATTATCGGCCTCTTCATCAAATTCCTCAGTGGCCACTACATTACATAGAGTATCCAGTGCATACGATATTATTTCACAATCTTGACAGTCATTTTGCAACACTGATACTAACGCTGGCATTCCTTGGGCTCCCACCTCTATGCGATATTTCCTTGAAAGAGCTTTTAAAGCACGACAAGCATCACGTCTATCTTCCAATAAAGTTGAGGAGGCTGCTCTATCTACCAGTTTCTCTACTGTCTCTGCAGGGCTAGGTTGCTGACCCGGTTCCGTGGCTCCCAGCACAGTTTTAATGCCACTTTTTAGAAAATCCATTGAGGGTTTCGTAAATGTTcacaactttttattattaatcgtattataataattttacaaagaaaaacaaattcaaataacaATTTGCCAACAAATtggttttttctctttttgacTTCTCCCACTTTGCTTTTTGTACACGTCTGttgacattttcaaaaaaaaagaatatgatAGTATAGAAGTGTTGCCAGATGTTGAACATTTTCAAAgaatattattgtaaaaactGTTTCATATTGTCtattcaattaaataattaaaactgaaaaaagcaaaacaattactttgtttttatttaatttttattattaagttttaaaaatggttACTGTTGTTCTGTCATTTTTAgccttaattatttttcttctatTCTTTCAAATCTGGCTACCTTGTATTTTCTTgtcattgttattttattttgttttgttcattGCTTCATCGatagcaaaatgtttttttcgtaCGTTAATTAACAAATTGTGAATGAAAAGGGAAAGTTTATTTTAcatcaaaacattaaaaaaatagtttaacatCAAATATACAATATGGATAATGCTGGAGATCAAAGGAGAATGCAATCAAACGGCAATAATGCCAGAAATGATAATGCTCTAGAGGAAAATATAACAAAGGTGATAAGAAAATCTCCTGCAGTTTCGTTGTTGAATTTGGATGATATGGAGGCGTCACCGAATGGTATAACATCGACAGATTGGTCACGTTTATCTCAGTGGATACAATGCATGTGCATAGTAACGTTTGATTTGAATTTGGGCCAGGCTTTGGAATTTGTTTATCCCACAGAGTTCATACCAACAGAACAAGAAGTTACTAATATCTGTTATATGGCATTTCCTGATTCCAATTCAGGTTGTATGGGTGATACCAAATTTCATATGCGTCTGAGAATGTCTCCAGACACGGGCAGAATGGCTACGACCAATCAGTTTCGTTGCTTCAATAGCGATTGTCCGCCTGCTTTGAAAGCAGACCAATCTCATTATTGGGGTTTTGTTTACTTTCGCCAAAAACGGGATCCCAACTTACCTCGAGgctattttcaaaaaagttttattattgtgACCCGTCTGCCGTTCTTTAATCTATACTATGAAATGTTAAGTCTATTGGCTCAAAAGTATTTTAATGAAGGtgaagaaatattaaaacaagccTGCCGACAAATCAATACCGAGTGGCCTGCGCTACAGGTGGGTGTCACCTATAATTTACCTCTCTTCGAACAGTGTTATCAAATTCTAATACCCCGGGCAAGTAGTCGTAAAACCTCCTCTCACAATGACAGTCCCGAAAACAGCTGTCCCGATAAGATAGCCATGTACAAACCTATTTCGGTTAAAGTTATTGCTTCGGTGAACGAAGTTGAATTATTTCATAGTTTAAGTTTTATCATTGATCATATGTATACATTGTGGGAATTGGTTTTAACTGCTGAGCCTATTGTGGTAGTGGGTACCTCACCGGCCGATTGTTCACATATGGTGCAGACTTTGGTAGCATTAATTGCTCCGCTAGAATATTGTGCCGAAGCTAGACCCTATTTTACCATACATGATAgcgaatttaaagaatttacacGAGAATGTGGAAAAGTGCCGCCTTCTTTGATACTTGGTGTAACtaatcctttttttataaaactattaaaagatTGGCCTCATATGCTGCGTTTGGTGGACAATCAGGTAAGGTTATTTATTGCTAATAgtagttttaataaacaaaataattaagtttatttaagaGTTCAAAGAGATTTCAAAATGATGGATAGGTGTCTGGAAAACACAATTTCTCggacaaaataaattattgtataattatttattaaacaaaatttaaactaattccTTTCAGctcaatatacaaaaacaacagcagttGGCATTAAAGAATGCCCGAAACGCCAGCTCTGTAACATCACTCACCAATACAGGACctcttaaaataaacaattctatACAATCGACTGCCTCGTCTTCCGCAGGCCTCGCGAACAGTAGCAGTGAAGGATCAACACATGGTTTATACACAAAATATAAgccatttttgaaaaaagataaaactcttattaaaaaagttatgcttggtttaaaaactaaaagacCAGAACATGTACAAACCGCACTCCTCCGGCGTCATCTTTTAGAATTAACACAAAGTTTTATGATACCTCTGGAACGTTATATGGCATCTTTGATGCCACTACAAAAAGATATAAGTCCATTTAAATCCGCACCAAATGCAAATGCTTTTAAACTTGAAGATTTTCTTGCCACTCTAGAACTTTCGGGTCCACATTTAACATCACCTCTAAAGGGCGATTGGAAGGGTCTATACCGACGTTTCTATAATTCACCTAATTTTCGTGGTTGGTATGATTCACGCCACAAAGAGCTACAACTTACCTTACAGGATTTACAGCTGCAGGCACTATCCGAAGCCAACTTAGAACTATGGGCTCGTGATAAACAAGAAGTGGAAATAATTGACatgattttaaaacttaaacaaaaactgaatcTCTACAATGATAAATTGGCTAATGAAACTACAGGAAATTGGATTAGTAGTAATGGTAATACAGCAAATAACACTCGTGATCAAATACTTGCTCAGATTAATTGTATGAAAGAATTGCTTCCCAACGATTTAAAGAACGTCGTCAATATATGATAAACTGaataaaatgattttgattTGTTATGGCCGGTTTCAGAGTTTAGCCTAAGTAGCGAAAtggtattaaagttttaaaaagatgATGCTAAATCATTTCCTCCCCATAAAACCGGCCCATAGTGTTTAATACACTACAATTAAAATACATAGTTTAAATATAcacttgtaaaattttaatttgttattttaatgttttctaatATTACTAGTTAaatctgtatgtatgttttattattatatttttcaaatttaatgttatgaataaaataattgtatttcatGCATAAGTTTTATGTTATATGTAAGTCTaatatatactacatacataataaatatatattttaagtttacttttttaaaatttaattttgtaattaaaatgcaaaaagtttgGCATTGAAATATTCTAAAGAGATTATTAAGTAATTgtgacaaaataaattttaaaattaatttatttaataataatgtttttattaatttaatttattttttggtgtGATTTAAAAgcgtttttatttagaaattattcggtaACTCgggaattttttaattgatgtcggtagatttttcaaaacatttcaatCTATATAAATCCATAAGAATGTTTccgatatatttattatttaatacccAAGACTTTATGTTTTCATTGATTCCAAATACTTgtataaatattctaaattaaagaaaattcgatTTATAGTCCTGAATCCgaaatagaaatttgtttttagggAAAGAGTCGAATTTTGTATCAAGGTGCTTTATTTTATATCAatcgaaaaattaaaactaattccttaagaattatattaattatcCCACTTACCACTTCTTTCGTTTTAAcacaaattcttaaataaaatagacaAATCCATGCATTCTACgtataaatcattaaaatcaaATACTTTTCCTTATCTTTCGAAGATAAATGagtatatattttacattaattggCTGCAAGATGTAGGGCTTCATGAGATCGAACATGACCTTCATATTATtattctgtttatttttatcattctatTTTGCACTTTCATTTATTGCGATTTTTCTCTTTATCTTTGCCAGGGTTACACTAAAATGTATTCAAAACAGTGTTgcatataaaagttattaaccACAACAGGtccatatgtaaatatttacaattttgcttaaaaatactaaaatctatattttattctaaatcGGGGTTTCGTGATCGGcgtaaattaatatttgaagCGTAGAATTAtgctaaattttgtatttaatggaTAACAATTTCATTGCAAAGAGTTTGTTTACTTCACACGCTTGCGTTGTTTTCCGGGTTTGGAAAGACAAATTGCCTctgcaaaaacaatttatataatattaacgggaaacaaataataataataatgcctCCCAGTAAATTAGATAGTATATACCGCCGTATGTTAATAACCCGTTTCTTTGAAAGAGGATGGGGTAAACcggaaaatttacaaaaattatttcaatttcgcAAAATTATTTCGCGTCGTGATACGTGTTTTCCTTTAGTACCCAAAGATTACCCAGTACAAATTGTCAAAGAAGAGAGATATCCCGACTGTGTGGTATTGGAAGGACATTTCCTTACTCCTTTGGAATTACATCTACCAGGTATAGTGCCTAAGAAAGCACAGACCGCTCATTTCCAAGTTGTTTTACCTAATCATTGGCAGGATAGGCATCAACCAATGTGCATACACTTGGCAGGAACTGGTGATCATTTCTTTTGGAGACGGCGTAATTTAATAGCAAAACCTTTGTTAAAGGAGGGAAACATTGGTTCCATAATATTGGAAAATCCATTTTATGGTACCCGCAAACCGGACAATCAAGTACGTTCTAATCTTCATAATGTTTCGGATATATTTGTAATGGGCGGTTGTCTTATACTAGAATGCCTGGTCTTACTACATTGGTGTGAACGTAATGGCTTTGGGCCCTTGGGTATAACCGGTTTGTCAATGGGAGGACATATGGCCTCTTTGGCTGCTACTAATTGGCCGAAACCTCTAGTACTAGTGCCTTGTCTTTCGTGGTCGACAGCTGCTACAGTTTTTACCACGGGGGTTATGAGCCAATCGATTAATTGGGATATGCTGGAGACCCAATACTATTCCGATGGCAAATACTGTGAGCGATTATCAAAAATGGTCACGGTCATTGATGATGCCTTTATGGCAGGACAAAAATTTATACGCAATTTTAGCCAATCTATGATTGAACTAGAAGAAGatattaaaaactcaaaaaccaACAATTTACCCAACTCGAAAAATACTCCTGAAGATAATCACTCTTTAACTAGACTAATGAAATACATACTACCCACGACTAgtaatgataataaaataaatataacgaAAATCAATTGGTGGGAACGTGAAGCCTTACAGTTTATGCGTGGCATGATGGATGAATGCACGCATCTGAAAAATTTTTCCGTACCCAAAGAAACTTCTCTAACAATTGCGGTTTGTGCCAAAGATGATGCTTATGTGCCGCGCGAAGGTTGTACGGGTTTAGAGGATATATGGCCGGGAGCAGAAATTCGTTATTTAGATGCTGGTCACGTGAGCGCTTATGTTTTGTATCAGAAACTTTTTCGATCGTGTATTATAGAGGCATTCGAAAGAGCGAAGAAGTTGGAGACCggtgtaaataatgaaaacacaGACAACAAACTGACGTATCATCAACTTTTGGACAAATATGTAAACGCGTTGTAACAGTGGCAATATTTAACCTTTTTATatagtgtaattttttttcttaaaagggctagttttataggaaattccATAGTTTATTATACCTTTTGAAATGCTGTTTttcagtttagtttatttttgtatgagCCATGAGCAGTATAGATATTACACAGGTcaacagaatttttaaaaagtagaacTCCAGTGTTCAAATTATACACTTCTACAGGAAAGAGCTGTGTTGGCCATATTTGAGACATTATAGTAGCACAAggacttttataattttgttatatcaTATGCATGTCCAATCTGTCGAGTATAAAACAAAGATCTAAATTTTTTGTATCTTCTCCCTTCTAAGAGATATAATATTTCCATTATTTCACGGCAAACACTTCGAACGATATCTCAGTTAATacaagatatttaaaatttgctgTCCAGTGTTATCAAAATAAAGAGTTAAAATCTGGggatttatttgttaaattcgaAAGAAAACATTCGACTTTTTATCGAATCAAATTACAACAATTGGTTGTCATTAATAAAGGCTGATTAAAAGTAAGACTACAATATATACATAGAAAATTGTTAGCATTAACATAATAATTTGCttgtgttttacaaattttactttacataacattaacaaaaagtacacttttctaaaaaaaattagtcacgttttcaatattttaaaactttatttaattttagaaacgAAATAATCACTAACAATTGTATCTTTGCAAACGTTACTATAATTTCctattcatatatttatttaaatactatttctttaatttttttcataaattccatagttttgaaattacaaattttgacAATGCTAGTAGCAAAGCtgctcaatttttaaaatagtactgAAAAGCAGCATAGCTTGTTAAATCCATCATAATGTATGTGCATGGCACTTTAAaccaattattattaattataacaaaaaataactagccctaaatatttatttacataaacaaatatgtattttattttttgagtttaaatgtttgttaataaatctcggaaaatgttatatataatttttataaaaatgatgtattttttaagataatttattccaatacaatattgaaaattgctaTGCACAATGTGTcatttacataaataagtaaGTTATAGAAGTTtctgatttaaatttaatatcgtATCAATAACTAAAACTAGTAAGAAATTGTAAATCGTCAAATAGTTATGAACATATTTATTATGATTTGATTCAATATAACGATttcattgtttatattaatatgtatattatggaCCTTTAAATCATATctggaatagaattttttatgTCCTGCTACATTACGAAAATCTGAAGATTTATGCTTTTTAAAACCAATCTAAATCAAAATTGGCAAAAAACTACAAATCCATATTCATCCCATTGTATGAAGTCTAGGGGAAATAATTGACCGGTTTTAACCAAAATCAATACACCAAAAAATCCAAGGAATTTGTTAAGGTTGTTACCTTAACAAATTCCTtggaattatctttaaaattgcaataTGGGCAATTCCTGAAGAAGTAAAACCCTTATAACTTCTGCATTTTTGATTGGTATATGATCTTTTGTAGCACCAAAGACGAAGactgttgaaaaattttgaaatcggtctatttttACAACTCGCCGCCATATAGACGGACCCGAAAATATCACTCATAATTCTGTTAATTAGTATTATAATTAACAGAAATATGAGTGATATTTTCCCTTCAAAAATCTGGAGATCTAAAATGTCTTTATAACGAtttggacctcatttgaccctagtacCATTCAAagttaaatttcacaaaaacacttaaacgtcCGTAACTCACCCACAgggtattattattttcatccataaggttaactcttaaatttgttacacatattgatgaaaattatagtactaggtaaattttctaaaagatgttgagttttccctaattaatttgtcacttaaaaaacattaggtaggcatgttatatatcaatggaaaggtaattttatctatttttcaaaactgtatattcGTAAGtattcgcggaatacttaaaaaaaacgataaaaaatgtttgttattcagtttttgagaagatacaaatttttcaaattgca is part of the Lucilia cuprina isolate Lc7/37 chromosome 3, ASM2204524v1, whole genome shotgun sequence genome and harbors:
- the LOC111686571 gene encoding general vesicular transport factor p115; the encoded protein is MDFLKSGIKTVLGATEPGQQPSPAETVEKLVDRAASSTLLEDRRDACRALKALSRKYRIEVGAQGMPALVSVLQNDCQDCEIISYALDTLCNVVATEEFDEEADNPAVSVNVGEQFTEMFIKNPEHVSLVMGCLEEYDYRVRRAAIQLLTTLIQNKTKDLQEHILVSPMGVSKLMDLLSDSREIIRNDALLLLIQLTKGNSNIQKIVAFENAFDKIFDIIRDEGCAEGGIVVEDCLILLLNLLKNNSSNQQFFKEGSYIQRLAPMFELTNREVEGEQGWAPQKMSNVHCMLQVVRSLVTPSNQQQVVASCQKAMKQSKLLEALCEILMGSGVPADILTETINAVAEVVRGDADNQDQLSKVMAPSTPPRPVIVVLLMSMINEKQMLALRCSVLYSFQCYLYRNSSGQQAVVSTLLPSSAADVSSLSTGQLLCTGLFSTDSLANWFSSVALMHTLVDNTAQKEELLRVLLATPGGHKPITLLEQCTNLLQQESYKLQSKVGLLMLLSMWLAHCPTAVKTLLQSQGTMAYLTAQISGNEHDENEYLVQGLCAFLMGLCIQFNDNSLAGQKRDEICQLIIKRIGQENFCNKLNEVSRHEAYSRACKQPQIRAKSANELLLDYEYCKLFKGLEALVVKLVTGFDVNGVELTELTLSSEASALVAQYKGIIRGLDTQITSLQDTVKKLELKSAEQELKLNELQTQNHQLTDQNTLLKAQLSALKSNDSSTNSSTPNNENNTHTNQPSASNQATLEALNAAQFQTNLYYTENLRLNQELDTMRKRLHEAIEAANLANENHHKLQKDQEDLLELLTDQENKIQRYADQMRAAGLPVEDDVNDDDTEELVSAEVNVNVPEQTTVITNSMENSSPSHMQNI
- the LOC111686575 gene encoding protein DENND6B; protein product: MDNAGDQRRMQSNGNNARNDNALEENITKVIRKSPAVSLLNLDDMEASPNGITSTDWSRLSQWIQCMCIVTFDLNLGQALEFVYPTEFIPTEQEVTNICYMAFPDSNSGCMGDTKFHMRLRMSPDTGRMATTNQFRCFNSDCPPALKADQSHYWGFVYFRQKRDPNLPRGYFQKSFIIVTRLPFFNLYYEMLSLLAQKYFNEGEEILKQACRQINTEWPALQVGVTYNLPLFEQCYQILIPRASSRKTSSHNDSPENSCPDKIAMYKPISVKVIASVNEVELFHSLSFIIDHMYTLWELVLTAEPIVVVGTSPADCSHMVQTLVALIAPLEYCAEARPYFTIHDSEFKEFTRECGKVPPSLILGVTNPFFIKLLKDWPHMLRLVDNQLNIQKQQQLALKNARNASSVTSLTNTGPLKINNSIQSTASSSAGLANSSSEGSTHGLYTKYKPFLKKDKTLIKKVMLGLKTKRPEHVQTALLRRHLLELTQSFMIPLERYMASLMPLQKDISPFKSAPNANAFKLEDFLATLELSGPHLTSPLKGDWKGLYRRFYNSPNFRGWYDSRHKELQLTLQDLQLQALSEANLELWARDKQEVEIIDMILKLKQKLNLYNDKLANETTGNWISSNGNTANNTRDQILAQINCMKELLPNDLKNVVNI
- the LOC111686573 gene encoding protein ABHD18 — encoded protein: MPPSKLDSIYRRMLITRFFERGWGKPENLQKLFQFRKIISRRDTCFPLVPKDYPVQIVKEERYPDCVVLEGHFLTPLELHLPGIVPKKAQTAHFQVVLPNHWQDRHQPMCIHLAGTGDHFFWRRRNLIAKPLLKEGNIGSIILENPFYGTRKPDNQVRSNLHNVSDIFVMGGCLILECLVLLHWCERNGFGPLGITGLSMGGHMASLAATNWPKPLVLVPCLSWSTAATVFTTGVMSQSINWDMLETQYYSDGKYCERLSKMVTVIDDAFMAGQKFIRNFSQSMIELEEDIKNSKTNNLPNSKNTPEDNHSLTRLMKYILPTTSNDNKINITKINWWEREALQFMRGMMDECTHLKNFSVPKETSLTIAVCAKDDAYVPREGCTGLEDIWPGAEIRYLDAGHVSAYVLYQKLFRSCIIEAFERAKKLETGVNNENTDNKLTYHQLLDKYVNAL